Proteins co-encoded in one Papaver somniferum cultivar HN1 chromosome 5, ASM357369v1, whole genome shotgun sequence genomic window:
- the LOC113280121 gene encoding BTB/POZ and MATH domain-containing protein 2-like, giving the protein MHHKDVLDLLLHAFQCELPQCQDPDCLKVKEMYSQGIKCHGLRCTIPIFGGCDPCAKMWYVLQLHAQNCNKEFCYVPHCSEIYVYTNSIPSSSNPFTTSTSLTETVTGSHQFKITGYSLLKGLGLGKYIASETFDAGGYKWAIHFYPDGKKLEDNAAYVSCFIALASEGTNVIRALFGLALLDQSGKERHKVHSHFEVRTLENGPYKLKYRGSMWGYKRFYRRTMLEMSDYLKDDCLIFHCKVGVVKSHTEGSKKEPPPEDIGQHSGELLEREQAAEAVGDKMGGGLSVAEAVVDEMDEKDVVVDKMHHLSITEAHVLDTIDEHHRFVDDEWTLI; this is encoded by the exons ATGCACCATAAAGATGTGCTTGATCTTCTGCTCCACGCATTTCAATGTGAACTTCCGCAATGCCAGGACCCTGACTGCCTTAAGGTTAAGGAAATGTATAGTCAAGGTATAAAGTGTCATGGTTTACGGTGCACAATTCCTATTTTTGGTGGTTGTGATCCGTGTGCAAAAATGTGGTATGTGCTTCAACTTCACGCGcaaaattgcaacaaagaattttGCTATGTGCCGCATTGCAG tgagatatatgtgtacacaaattCAATCCCTTCTTCTTCTAATCCTTTTACAACATCAACATCTCTAACAGAAACAGTAACCGGATCACATCAATTCAAGATCACCGGTTATTCATTACTAAAAGGTTTAGGGCTTGGTAAATATATAGCTTCGGAAACATTTGATGCTGGTGGATATAAATGGGCGATACATTTTTATCCAGATGGGAAAAAACTCGAAGATAATGCTGCTTATGTCTCTTGTTTCATAGCTCTTGCTAGCGAGGGTACAAATGTTATAAGGGCTCTTTTTGGATTAGCACTTTTGGATCAGAGTGGGAAAGAAAGGCATAAGGTTCATAGTCATTTTGAGGTAAGAACCCTTGAGAATGGTCCTTATAAGCTTAAATACCGTGGTAGCATGTGGGGATATAAACGTTTTTATAGAAGAACTATGCTAGAGATGTCGGACTACCTTAAAGACGATTGTCTTATATTTCACTGTAAGGTTGGCGTGGTAAAGTCCCACACAGAGGGATCCAAGAAAGAACCTCCACCTGAGGATATTGGCCAGCACTCCGGGGAGCTCTTGGAAAG AGAACAAGCCGCGGAAGCTGTGGGGGACAAAATGGGTGGTGGCCTCTCTGTTGCAGAGGCCGTGGTGGATGAAATGGATGAAAAGGATGTTGTTGTGGACAAAATGCATCACCTCTCCATAACAGAGGCTCATGTGCTGGATACAATAGATGAACATCACCGCTTTGTAGATGATGAGTGGACATTAATATAG